The Ciceribacter thiooxidans genome window below encodes:
- a CDS encoding carbohydrate ABC transporter permease: MSGIIRFLTRRRGGKGWHWTDVVTWVWLIGGLFIMFGPAVWLVGSSFKSPAALAEFPPTILPYVTQKVTVEGYDKPLDLYEATLEDGSTAVLAEVRRIGIVSQMIDPAKPGEIIKVNIAKRQPVREMSFATTNYSEPFTHFDFVRYLWNSVFVTVTATLITLVVNSMAAFALSKYEFRGRALAMLLILATLMVPLSVIMVPLYSIVSALGLFNSLWGVILPTVATPTGVFILRQYMLTIPDELVDAARMDKASEWQIYWRIILPLTAPALAVLAIFSVVWRWNDFLWPLIVLSRKELYTLQVGLSIYSGELNVQWHFILAMTVVTMIPVVLVFIFLQRFITTGIAGTGLK; encoded by the coding sequence ATGAGCGGGATCATCCGTTTCCTCACGCGCCGGAGAGGCGGCAAGGGCTGGCACTGGACCGACGTGGTCACCTGGGTCTGGCTGATCGGCGGGCTCTTCATCATGTTCGGCCCGGCCGTCTGGCTGGTCGGCTCGTCCTTCAAATCTCCGGCGGCCCTCGCCGAATTCCCGCCGACCATCCTGCCTTACGTCACCCAGAAGGTGACGGTCGAGGGTTACGACAAGCCGCTCGATCTCTACGAGGCGACGCTCGAAGACGGCAGCACGGCGGTGCTCGCCGAAGTGCGGCGCATCGGCATCGTCAGCCAGATGATCGATCCGGCAAAACCCGGCGAGATCATCAAGGTCAATATCGCCAAGCGGCAGCCGGTGCGGGAAATGTCGTTCGCCACGACAAACTACTCCGAGCCCTTCACCCATTTCGATTTCGTCCGCTATCTCTGGAACTCCGTCTTCGTGACGGTCACAGCGACGCTGATCACACTCGTCGTCAATTCGATGGCCGCCTTCGCGCTTAGCAAATACGAATTCCGTGGCCGGGCGCTCGCCATGCTGCTGATTCTCGCCACCCTGATGGTCCCACTCTCGGTCATCATGGTGCCGCTCTACTCGATCGTCTCAGCGCTTGGCCTCTTCAACAGCCTCTGGGGCGTGATCCTGCCCACCGTCGCGACCCCGACGGGCGTCTTCATCCTCCGCCAGTACATGCTGACCATTCCCGACGAACTGGTGGACGCGGCGCGGATGGACAAGGCGTCGGAATGGCAGATCTACTGGCGCATCATCCTGCCGCTGACGGCGCCGGCACTTGCGGTGCTTGCGATCTTCTCCGTCGTTTGGCGCTGGAACGACTTCCTGTGGCCGCTGATCGTGCTCTCGCGCAAGGAACTCTACACACTCCAGGTCGGCCTCAGCATCTATTCGGGCGAGCTCAACGTGCAATGGCACTTCATCCTCGCCATGACCGTCGTGACCATGATCCCGGTCGTGCTGGTCTTCATCTTTCTGCAGCGCTTCATCACCACCGGCATCGCCGGCACCGGACTGAAATAG
- a CDS encoding carbohydrate ABC transporter permease: protein MRTHDTGRAGLSAIVTAPVHVVMGILDMPLRRLQRVGGTGGMAAFFLMPNMLIFGIFVLLPFFINFAYSMTGGTALFLPDRTFVGADQYARLFDCRSYVDPGSCVEDTFWTAVWNTAAFVVLQVSLMILVSLVTALILNRDLAARSFWRAVFFFPVLLSPVVVGLIWKWILQRQGLLNFGLYGLGFDPYVWLNDRNWAFAATIGVSIWAHMGFYTLILLAGLQAIPKDLYEAAEMDGTRPARAFWRITLPLLMPNLLVVVVLVLIRAVQIFDEVYVLTGGGPGTSTLYLTQYIYETGFAAQLRNPGLAAAASILMGAVLVVLTLVQLGLGRSGEKKGGRK, encoded by the coding sequence ATGAGAACGCACGATACCGGTAGAGCCGGACTGAGCGCGATCGTCACGGCGCCGGTCCACGTCGTCATGGGCATTCTCGACATGCCGTTGCGCAGATTGCAGCGGGTGGGCGGGACCGGCGGCATGGCGGCCTTCTTCCTGATGCCGAACATGCTGATCTTCGGCATCTTCGTGCTGTTGCCATTCTTCATCAACTTCGCCTATTCGATGACCGGCGGCACGGCGCTCTTCCTACCCGATCGCACCTTCGTCGGCGCGGACCAGTATGCGCGCCTCTTCGACTGCCGAAGTTATGTTGACCCGGGCAGTTGCGTCGAAGACACGTTCTGGACGGCAGTCTGGAACACCGCCGCGTTCGTCGTGCTCCAGGTCTCTTTGATGATCCTGGTCTCCCTCGTCACCGCGCTGATCCTCAATCGCGACCTTGCCGCGCGCAGCTTCTGGCGGGCCGTCTTCTTCTTCCCCGTCCTCTTGTCGCCGGTCGTCGTCGGGCTTATCTGGAAATGGATCCTCCAGCGCCAGGGCCTTCTCAATTTCGGTCTCTACGGCCTCGGTTTCGATCCCTATGTCTGGCTCAACGACCGCAACTGGGCGTTCGCCGCCACCATCGGTGTGTCGATCTGGGCGCATATGGGCTTCTACACCCTGATCCTGCTCGCAGGCCTGCAGGCGATCCCGAAAGACCTCTACGAGGCAGCCGAAATGGACGGCACCCGTCCGGCGCGTGCCTTCTGGCGCATCACGTTGCCGCTCCTCATGCCGAACCTGCTCGTCGTCGTCGTCCTCGTGCTCATCCGCGCGGTGCAGATCTTCGACGAGGTCTATGTCCTGACCGGCGGCGGGCCGGGAACGAGCACGCTATACCTCACCCAATACATCTACGAGACCGGCTTTGCGGCACAGTTGCGCAATCCCGGACTTGCTGCCGCCGCCTCGATCCTGATGGGCGCCGTGCTCGTCGTCCTAACCCTCGTCCAACTCGGGCTCGGCCGTTCCGGCGAGAAGAAGGGAGGCCGCAAATGA